In Dromiciops gliroides isolate mDroGli1 chromosome 4, mDroGli1.pri, whole genome shotgun sequence, one DNA window encodes the following:
- the LOC122754106 gene encoding mitochondrial uncoupling protein 2-like has translation MVGFKPTDVPPTATVKFLGAGTAACIADLITFPLDTAKVRLQIQGESQGAFRASSATAQYRGVLGTILTMVKTEGPGSLYNGLVAGLQRQMSFASVRIGLYDSVKQFYTKGSEHAGIGSRLLAGCTTGALAVAVAQPTDVVKVRFQAQARAGGSQRYQGTLDAYKTIAREEGLRGLWKGTSPNVARNAIVNCAELVTYDLIKDALLKAHLMTDDLPCHFTSAFGAGFCTTIIASPVDVVKMRYMNSASGQYASAGHCALTMLRKEGPQAFYKGFMPSFLRLGSWNIVMFVTYEQLKRVLMAGRTSREAPF, from the coding sequence ATGGTTGGATTTAAGCCTACAGATGTGCCCCCAACAGCCACCGTCAAGTTCCTTGGGGCTGGCACTGCTGCCTGCATCGCTGACCTCATCACCTTCCCCCTGGACACAGCCAAAGTCCGGCTGCAGATTCAAGGAGAGAGCCAGGGGGCCTTCCGAGCTTCCTCTGCCACTGCCCAGTATCGGGGTGTCTTGGGCACCATTCTGACCATGGTGAAGACTGAGGGCCCTGGCAGCCTGTACAATGGGCTGGTGGCTGGTTTGCAGCGCCAGATGAGTTTTGCCTCTGTCCGCATTGGCCTCTATGACTCTGTCAAGCAGTTCTACACCAAGGGATCTGAGCATGCAGGCATTGGGAGTCGCCTCCTGGCTGGCTGTACCACAGGGGCACTGGCAGTGGCCGTAGCCCAACCCACAGATGTGGTGAAGGTACGTTTCCAGGCCCAGGCTCGTGCAGGTGGCAGCCAGAGATATCAGGGTACACTGGATGCCTATAAGACTATCGCCAGAGAAGAGGGGCTTCGGGGCCTATGGAAAGGAACTTCACCCAATGTTGCCCGCAATGCTATTGTCAACTGTGCTGAGCTGGTGACGTACGATCTCATCAAAGATGCCCTCCTGAAGGCCCACCTCATGACTGATGACCTTCCATGCCACTTCACATCAGCCTTTGGGGCTGGCTTCTGCACCACCATCATTGCCTCCCCTGTGGACGTGGTCAAGATGAGATACATGAACTCTGCCTCCGGCCAGTATGCCAGTGCTGGCCACTGCGCCCTCACCATGCTCCGGAAGGAGGGACCCCAAGCCTTCTACAAAGGGTTCATGCCTTCCTTCCTCCGCTTGGGCTCCTGGAATATAGTGATGTTTGTCACCTACGAGCAACTGAAACGGGTCCTGATGGCCGGTCGCACTTCCCGGGAAGCTCCTTTCTGA